The following are from one region of the Rhizobium etli 8C-3 genome:
- a CDS encoding DUF736 domain-containing protein: MATTIATLTQKTDGILEGVFATIRVNAPIAIVPNASKASEEAPDYRVIHRKTGFEIGAAWNRIARQTGEEYLSVKLEAPEIGVIFGNLAPAPGGDPSKKVILWNSPN, encoded by the coding sequence ATGGCCACCACGATCGCAACGCTCACGCAGAAGACCGACGGCATCCTCGAAGGCGTCTTCGCCACGATCCGGGTCAACGCCCCGATCGCCATCGTCCCAAATGCCAGCAAGGCAAGCGAAGAAGCGCCCGACTACCGCGTCATTCACCGCAAGACGGGCTTCGAGATCGGCGCCGCCTGGAACCGCATCGCGCGGCAGACCGGCGAGGAATACCTCTCAGTGAAGCTTGAGGCTCCCGAGATCGGTGTGATCTTCGGCAATCTCGCACCGGCACCCGGCGGCGATCCTAGCAAGAAGGTGATCCTCTGGAACAGCCCGAACTGA
- the virB11 gene encoding P-type DNA transfer ATPase VirB11: MTEAADSGVVRELLSPLSRFLRDKTLYEVIVNRPGQVVTEGREGWQTYEMPELSFDRLMRLARTVASFSNQSIDETRPILSATLPDDERIQIVIPPATTKGTVSITIRKPSSVSLTLEDLDHGGLFADVAPVESDGRRLDQRLLEYYRIGAYKAFLREAVFARKNIIISGATGSGKTTLSKALIRHIPQNERIISIEDTPELVVPQPNHVRLFYSKGGQGLAKVGAKDLLESCLRMRPDRILLQELRDGTAFYYIRNVNSGHPGSITTVHADSARLAFEQLTLLVKESEGGGDLERHDIREMLTIAIDIIVQCKRIDGRFRVSEIYYRDAATDLGRSSSDRA, from the coding sequence ATGACTGAAGCTGCCGACTCCGGCGTCGTGCGCGAACTGCTTTCGCCGCTATCACGCTTTCTGCGTGACAAGACCCTCTACGAGGTCATCGTCAACCGGCCGGGACAGGTCGTCACGGAGGGGAGGGAGGGATGGCAGACCTATGAGATGCCCGAACTCTCATTCGACAGGTTGATGCGTCTCGCCCGCACGGTCGCGAGCTTCTCCAATCAGTCGATCGACGAGACGCGGCCGATCCTGTCGGCGACCCTGCCGGACGATGAGCGGATCCAGATCGTCATCCCGCCGGCAACGACGAAGGGAACCGTCAGCATCACCATCCGCAAGCCGTCCTCTGTGTCGCTGACCCTCGAGGATCTCGATCATGGAGGATTGTTCGCCGATGTCGCGCCTGTCGAAAGCGACGGGAGACGATTGGACCAAAGGCTGTTGGAATACTATCGGATCGGCGCCTACAAGGCGTTTCTGCGGGAGGCGGTGTTCGCAAGGAAGAACATCATCATCTCCGGCGCCACGGGGTCGGGAAAGACGACGCTGTCGAAAGCGCTGATCCGCCACATCCCGCAAAATGAGCGGATCATTTCCATCGAGGACACACCGGAACTGGTGGTCCCGCAGCCCAACCATGTTCGGCTCTTTTACTCCAAGGGCGGGCAGGGTCTCGCCAAGGTCGGCGCGAAGGACCTGCTCGAATCCTGCCTGCGCATGCGGCCCGACCGTATCCTGCTGCAGGAGCTGCGTGACGGGACGGCATTCTACTACATCCGCAATGTCAACTCCGGCCATCCTGGCTCCATCACCACGGTCCATGCCGACTCCGCCCGCCTCGCCTTTGAGCAGCTGACTTTGCTGGTCAAGGAGTCGGAGGGTGGTGGGGACCTCGAACGGCACGACATCCGCGAGATGCTGACGATCGCGATCGACATCATCGTCCAATGCAAGCGGATCGACGGCCGGTTTCGGGTGAGCGAGATCTACTATCGAGACGCCGCGACTGACCTCGGCCGCTCTTCGTCGGATCGAGCTTAA
- a CDS encoding WGR domain-containing protein yields MLTQPYQLYIERRDATKNMARFYALAIEPTLFGTPCLTRRWGRIGTIGQAMVHHFDREEDAVRMFLELLRSKRARGYRPNTNVGREPMVRAVRGSLPGPCR; encoded by the coding sequence ATGCTCACTCAACCCTATCAGCTCTACATCGAACGCAGGGACGCGACGAAAAACATGGCGCGCTTCTACGCGCTCGCAATCGAACCGACGTTGTTCGGCACACCATGCCTGACGCGGCGATGGGGACGCATCGGAACGATCGGACAAGCCATGGTGCATCACTTCGACAGAGAGGAGGATGCAGTCCGTATGTTCCTCGAACTTCTCCGATCAAAACGGGCGCGCGGCTATAGGCCGAACACAAATGTCGGACGGGAACCCATGGTCCGGGCTGTCCGCGGAAGTCTTCCTGGTCCTTGCCGGTAA
- a CDS encoding DUF1173 domain-containing protein, with translation MRQFLIGNQAFDDSSPEFLPQLERAYEQKLRPLCPCRQPPVPMYIARMDGQFLIKRMPLSGRDHDPGCPSYEPPYELSGLGPLIGNAIQIDAATGAAVLKLDFSLSKRGNRSASASSSEPSETVRNDPKKLSLKAMLHYLWETGELTEWTALWAGRRGWGRVRSSLLNAARQMIVRGGPLSDILFVPEVFHQEDKEGISARRAAMLAGAQLTGPGPRKLMMTVGEVKEFSSARDGQKMLVRHLPFPFMLDEGAWKRLNARYETELELWRSNEGFHLIGIATFGISGAGIASVEEVALMVVNENWIPFETIHEQRLLERLSSLKRRSVKGLRFDLSRDQPIASVTLPEAKPAPIAMFIVPTKADEDYDVALNEMIAARAEMTPWIWRVADGEMPRLP, from the coding sequence GTGCGACAGTTTTTGATCGGCAACCAGGCGTTCGACGACAGTTCTCCAGAGTTTCTGCCGCAGCTCGAACGCGCTTACGAACAGAAGCTCAGGCCACTTTGCCCGTGTCGGCAACCGCCGGTGCCGATGTATATCGCCCGGATGGATGGCCAATTCCTGATCAAACGGATGCCGCTTTCAGGACGAGATCACGATCCCGGCTGCCCATCCTATGAACCGCCATATGAGCTGTCGGGTCTTGGTCCATTGATCGGCAATGCCATCCAGATCGACGCAGCGACGGGCGCGGCTGTGCTGAAACTCGATTTCTCGCTGTCGAAACGAGGGAACCGATCGGCTTCGGCCTCATCTTCGGAGCCGTCGGAAACGGTGCGAAACGATCCGAAAAAGCTGTCGCTCAAGGCCATGCTCCATTATCTCTGGGAGACAGGGGAACTGACTGAATGGACGGCGCTGTGGGCTGGGAGACGCGGCTGGGGTCGCGTCCGCAGCAGCCTGCTGAACGCAGCGCGACAGATGATTGTCCGCGGCGGTCCGCTTAGCGACATCCTGTTCGTGCCGGAAGTGTTTCATCAGGAGGACAAGGAAGGGATCTCCGCCAGGCGCGCAGCGATGTTGGCCGGAGCCCAGTTAACCGGTCCCGGTCCGCGGAAACTGATGATGACCGTCGGAGAGGTAAAGGAATTTTCCTCAGCGCGCGATGGCCAGAAGATGCTGGTGCGCCACCTGCCTTTCCCCTTCATGCTCGATGAGGGTGCGTGGAAACGGTTGAATGCCCGATATGAAACCGAACTGGAACTGTGGCGATCCAACGAGGGGTTTCATCTCATCGGCATCGCCACGTTCGGCATTTCGGGAGCGGGGATAGCTTCGGTCGAGGAAGTGGCGCTGATGGTGGTCAACGAGAACTGGATCCCGTTCGAAACCATCCATGAACAGCGTCTCCTGGAGCGGCTCTCAAGCCTGAAGCGAAGAAGCGTGAAAGGACTCCGGTTCGATCTTTCGCGCGACCAGCCGATTGCCTCCGTGACCTTACCGGAGGCAAAGCCAGCGCCGATCGCCATGTTCATCGTTCCGACGAAGGCCGACGAAGACTATGACGTTGCACTGAATGAGATGATCGCCGCGAGAGCCGAGATGACGCCGTGGATCTGGCGTGTGGCCGACGGCGAAATGCCGCGGCTGCCATGA
- the virB10 gene encoding type IV secretion system protein VirB10, with product MAEEEITQIPGERAETSAGGRLDNNPILKRGAVALAIVVFVAFALWSMRGQDKPSDGAQPERVVIRQTSDFEPAKEPQPVATPPQVQLPTPVAAEQAPTDGDKLLDAARRAPVIAYGGEKSPATRRQDQGEASDQASNYVPLGANPGGFASQGENDDQRFDRLLTPTQLQGSRAGTLGNRDFIVAMGTSIPCVLETALSSDQPGFTSCVINRDVLSDNGRVVLMEKGTQIVGEYRGGIRRGQKRLFVLWNRAKTPKGVIITLASPATDALGRAGIDGYVDTHWWERFGSAMLLSIVGDASSYASSRLQDSDVDAQNTTSAGQQAAAIAVEQSINIPPTLMKHQGELVSIFVARDLDFSTVYRLRVTEPRNRIYDRAALGDFSPSSKLVTK from the coding sequence ATGGCCGAGGAAGAGATTACCCAGATTCCGGGCGAGCGCGCCGAGACGTCGGCCGGCGGCCGGCTCGACAATAACCCGATCCTCAAACGCGGCGCTGTCGCCTTGGCGATCGTCGTCTTTGTCGCGTTCGCTCTCTGGTCGATGCGAGGGCAGGACAAGCCGTCAGACGGTGCCCAGCCGGAGCGCGTTGTCATCCGGCAGACATCGGATTTCGAACCGGCGAAGGAGCCACAGCCGGTGGCGACACCGCCGCAGGTCCAGCTCCCGACGCCTGTCGCCGCCGAGCAGGCGCCGACCGACGGCGACAAGCTGCTCGATGCTGCCCGCCGTGCGCCGGTCATCGCCTATGGCGGCGAGAAATCGCCGGCAACGCGGCGGCAGGATCAGGGCGAGGCGTCGGATCAGGCCTCGAATTACGTGCCGCTCGGCGCCAATCCCGGCGGCTTCGCCTCGCAGGGCGAAAACGATGACCAGCGCTTCGACCGCTTGCTGACACCGACGCAATTGCAGGGATCGCGTGCCGGCACGTTGGGCAATCGTGATTTCATCGTCGCAATGGGGACATCCATTCCTTGCGTTCTCGAGACCGCGCTCTCCTCCGATCAGCCAGGGTTCACGAGCTGCGTCATCAACCGGGACGTTCTTTCAGATAACGGCCGCGTTGTGCTGATGGAAAAAGGCACGCAGATTGTCGGTGAATATCGCGGCGGTATTCGGCGTGGACAAAAGCGCCTGTTCGTTCTCTGGAACCGGGCGAAGACGCCGAAAGGCGTGATCATCACTTTGGCTTCGCCCGCAACCGACGCGCTTGGCCGGGCCGGCATCGATGGTTATGTGGACACCCATTGGTGGGAGCGTTTTGGCAGCGCGATGCTCCTGTCGATCGTCGGCGACGCCAGCTCTTATGCCAGCAGCCGGCTGCAGGACAGCGATGTCGACGCGCAAAACACCACCAGCGCCGGTCAGCAGGCGGCGGCGATCGCCGTCGAGCAATCGATCAACATTCCGCCGACGCTCATGAAACATCAGGGCGAGCTGGTTTCGATCTTCGTCGCACGCGACCTCGATTTCTCCACCGTCTACCGGCTTCGTGTGACCGAGCCCCGCAACCGCATCTACGACCGTGCTGCGCTTGGGGATTTCAGCCCCTCCTCGAAGCTCGTGACGAAATAG
- a CDS encoding type II toxin-antitoxin system VapC family toxin, with product MRLLLDTHALLWWLNDDEKLGNHARRLIGDPENDVLVSAVSLWEITVKLRIGKLDADIEEIVAILPDQGFDRLDISDAHLIALAALPLHHRDPFDHLLMAQAVAEGAYLVSDDQNVALYGIPFVTCSDPVAL from the coding sequence GTGAGGCTGCTGCTCGATACACATGCCTTGCTGTGGTGGCTGAACGACGACGAGAAGCTAGGGAACCATGCGCGTCGCCTTATTGGCGATCCCGAGAATGATGTCCTCGTCAGTGCTGTCTCCCTTTGGGAAATCACTGTGAAGCTGCGCATCGGCAAACTTGATGCCGATATCGAAGAGATTGTTGCGATTTTGCCGGATCAAGGTTTCGACCGGCTGGATATCTCGGACGCGCATCTTATCGCTCTCGCTGCTCTTCCACTTCATCACCGCGATCCTTTCGATCATCTGCTCATGGCGCAAGCCGTGGCGGAGGGAGCGTATTTGGTTTCGGACGATCAAAATGTCGCGCTTTATGGCATTCCGTTTGTGACTTGCTCCGATCCTGTTGCCTTGTGA
- a CDS encoding type II toxin-antitoxin system Phd/YefM family antitoxin, which yields MTQSRQQIPSPRRVGVREFRGNLTSFLKQVEDGQRFVLTSHHKVVAEIGPPSAGVVMRKPGALRGKIKVADDFDGLPADVLKSMEDGT from the coding sequence ATGACCCAATCTCGGCAGCAGATACCATCTCCCCGCCGTGTCGGCGTGCGGGAATTTCGCGGCAACCTGACGTCTTTCCTCAAGCAGGTCGAAGACGGCCAGCGGTTCGTCCTGACGTCGCATCACAAGGTTGTCGCCGAAATCGGCCCGCCGTCAGCCGGCGTCGTCATGCGGAAACCAGGCGCGTTGCGCGGAAAGATCAAAGTTGCCGATGACTTCGATGGTCTGCCGGCGGATGTTCTGAAGTCCATGGAAGACGGGACGTGA